The following are from one region of the Plasmodium gaboni strain SY75 chromosome 12, whole genome shotgun sequence genome:
- a CDS encoding putative type IIB DNA topoisomerase (transcript variant 1; alternatively spliced), whose translation MSPVDIICSLEKYVVDFIISLLDEKKKKILSKGKIIDITRLFYIIQIVLINIKNNIYTTLRQIFYINPKLFITQRNSNKIIGKLTKIIKKSREQINIYNAPKGIIRGNILLKEKKTSNWIDCMNVFELRGHLISPFGVENINISSGVQYILIIEKETIFYKLLQSNYISTYGPTILITAKGFPDINTRQLLFEIQKRHRGLKIFCLTDYDVYGLSIACTYASKNESKIYYVDDMSIENLDWLILFTPEEGIKKNVIKNTDLTKLTLKDIRILDNICAKLKNNNKYSSAERNNWIENISNMKKFGVKYEIDAINDIEKHINNRIKELL comes from the exons atGTCCCCTGttgatattatttgttCACTAGAAAAATATGTTGTCGATTTTATAATAAGCCTGTTAgacgaaaaaaaaaaaaaaattttgtcaaaaggaaaaattatagatataacgagattattttatattattcaaatagtattaataaatataaagaataatatatatacaacattaagacaaatattttatatcaatcctaaattatttataactCAACGTAACTCTAATAAAATTATTGGAAAGTTgacaaaaattataaaaaaatctagagaacaaataaatatatataatgcACCGAAAGGAATCATAAGGggaaatatattattgaaggaaaaaaaaacaa GCAATTGGATTGACTGTATGAATGTTTTCGAa TTAAGGGGACACTTAATATCGCCTTTCGGTGTGgagaatataaatatttcatcaggtgttcaatatattttaattattgaaaaagaaacgatattttataaattacTTCAATCTAATTATATATCGACATATGGACCAACCATATTAATTACTGCAAAAGGTTTTCCAG atataaacACAAGACAACTTCTATTTGAAATACAAAAAAGACATAGAGGGctaaaaatattttgtttaaCTGATTATGACGTTTATG GCCTGAGCATAGCATGTACTTATGCTTCGAAAAATGAATCTAAAATTTATT ACGTTGATGATATGTCGATTGAAAACTTGGACTGgttaattttatttacCCCTGAGGAGGGCATTAAgaaaaatgttataaaaaatactGACCTTACTAAATTAACTTTAAAAGACATAAGAATTTTGGACAA CATTTGTGCTAAattaaaaaacaataataaatatagtTCTGCTGAACGGAATAATTGGAT aGAGAATATTAGcaatatgaaaaaatttggagttaaatatgaaatagATGCAATCAACGATATTgaaaaacatataaataatcGCATTAAAGAGcttttataa
- a CDS encoding putative type IIB DNA topoisomerase (transcript variant 2; alternatively spliced): MSPVDIICSLEKYVVDFIISLLDEKKKKILSKGKIIDITRLFYIIQIVLINIKNNIYTTLRQIFYINPKLFITQRNSNKIIGKLTKIIKKSREQINIYNAPKGIIRGNILLKEKKTSNWIDCMNVFELRGHLISPFGVENINISSGVQYILIIEKETIFYKLLQSNYISTYGPTILITAKGFPDINTRQLLFEIQKRHRGLKIFCLTDYDVYGLSIACTYASKNESKIYYVDDMSIENLDWLILFTPEEGIKKNVIKNTDLTKLTLKDIRILDKENISNMKKFGVKYEIDAINDIEKHINNRIKELL; this comes from the exons atGTCCCCTGttgatattatttgttCACTAGAAAAATATGTTGTCGATTTTATAATAAGCCTGTTAgacgaaaaaaaaaaaaaaattttgtcaaaaggaaaaattatagatataacgagattattttatattattcaaatagtattaataaatataaagaataatatatatacaacattaagacaaatattttatatcaatcctaaattatttataactCAACGTAACTCTAATAAAATTATTGGAAAGTTgacaaaaattataaaaaaatctagagaacaaataaatatatataatgcACCGAAAGGAATCATAAGGggaaatatattattgaaggaaaaaaaaacaa GCAATTGGATTGACTGTATGAATGTTTTCGAa TTAAGGGGACACTTAATATCGCCTTTCGGTGTGgagaatataaatatttcatcaggtgttcaatatattttaattattgaaaaagaaacgatattttataaattacTTCAATCTAATTATATATCGACATATGGACCAACCATATTAATTACTGCAAAAGGTTTTCCAG atataaacACAAGACAACTTCTATTTGAAATACAAAAAAGACATAGAGGGctaaaaatattttgtttaaCTGATTATGACGTTTATG GCCTGAGCATAGCATGTACTTATGCTTCGAAAAATGAATCTAAAATTTATT ACGTTGATGATATGTCGATTGAAAACTTGGACTGgttaattttatttacCCCTGAGGAGGGCATTAAgaaaaatgttataaaaaatactGACCTTACTAAATTAACTTTAAAAGACATAAGAATTTTGGACAA aGAGAATATTAGcaatatgaaaaaatttggagttaaatatgaaatagATGCAATCAACGATATTgaaaaacatataaataatcGCATTAAAGAGcttttataa
- a CDS encoding hypothetical protein (conserved Plasmodium protein, unknown function) yields the protein MLKFGWILIWKYSQQCILKNGYKKFNDKNIVKRFYLNNNIIYKINHRKYNFFNYCKSSYQKNYALRLLQKENISTKRRRYFKIRKHQKKKYKKKRMGLSTIPWIPTKEKIRTYKLPRQSKLINKRFMRDNKGGRRYRLKKQR from the coding sequence ATGTTGAAATTTGGTTGGATACTTATATGGAAATATTCTCAACAGtgtattttaaaaaatggttacaaaaaatttaatGATAAGAATATAGTAAAAAGATTTTACcttaataataatataatttataaaataaaccataggaaatataattttttcaacTACTGTAAAAGTTCATACCAAAAAAATTATGCTCTCCGTCTATtacaaaaagaaaatataagtacaaaaagaagaagatattttaaaataagaaaacatcaaaaaaaaaaatataaaaaaaaaagaatgGGATTGTCTACAATCCCATGGATACCtacaaaagaaaaaatcAGAACTTATAAATTACCTCGACAAAGTAAacttataaataaaagatttATGAGAGATAATAAAGGAGGTCGTCGTTATCGTTTGAAGAAACAAAGATAA